From Cronobacter turicensis z3032, the proteins below share one genomic window:
- the yigF gene encoding Uncharacterized protein yigF, with amino-acid sequence MSSMENNKNQYDFMADEKLSDKWKTRFAFIEEHGYPGILFPTPEWSGALKKMGFMPRLKVMINFFTYFFSFIYLAILGLWKKSIICVIAFFIVGFITVLLGIKGLIYIVPIYFALRTNTWYYDLKVKGKQDWSL; translated from the coding sequence ATGTCCAGCATGGAAAACAATAAAAACCAGTACGACTTTATGGCAGACGAGAAGCTAAGCGATAAATGGAAAACGCGCTTTGCGTTCATTGAGGAGCATGGTTATCCCGGCATTCTTTTCCCGACGCCGGAGTGGAGTGGCGCGCTGAAAAAGATGGGCTTTATGCCACGCCTTAAGGTGATGATCAATTTCTTCACTTACTTTTTCTCCTTCATTTATCTGGCTATCCTCGGCCTTTGGAAGAAAAGTATTATTTGCGTGATAGCCTTTTTCATCGTCGGTTTTATTACCGTGCTGCTGGGGATAAAAGGACTGATCTATATCGTACCAATCTATTTTGCCTTACGTACCAACACCTGGTATTACGATCTGAAGGTCAAAGGAAAGCAGGACTGGAGCCTGTAA
- the dapF gene encoding Diaminopimelate epimerase, whose translation MQFSKMHGLGNDFMVVDAVTQNVFFSPEMIRRLADRHQGVGFDQLLVVEPPYDPDLDFHYRIFNADGSEVAQCGNGARCFARFVRLKGLTNKREIRVSTANGRMVLTVNEDELVRVNMGEPVFEPSLVPFRANKAEKTYIMRAAEQTVLCGVVSMGNPHCVIQVDDVATAPVETLGPLMESHERFPERANIGFMQIMNTEHIRLRVFERGAGETQACGSGACGAVAVGIQQGLLAAQVRVDLPGGRLDIAWKGPGNPLFMTGPATHVYDGFIHL comes from the coding sequence ATGCAGTTCTCTAAAATGCATGGCCTGGGTAACGACTTTATGGTCGTGGACGCGGTGACGCAAAACGTCTTCTTTTCGCCTGAGATGATCCGCCGTCTGGCGGACAGGCATCAGGGCGTGGGGTTCGATCAACTGCTGGTGGTCGAACCGCCTTACGATCCCGATCTTGATTTTCACTACCGCATTTTTAACGCCGACGGCAGCGAAGTGGCGCAGTGCGGTAACGGCGCGCGCTGTTTCGCTCGTTTCGTGCGACTTAAAGGGCTGACCAATAAGCGGGAAATCCGCGTCAGCACTGCGAACGGCCGCATGGTGTTAACGGTTAACGAAGACGAACTGGTGCGTGTGAACATGGGCGAGCCAGTGTTTGAGCCCTCGCTGGTGCCGTTTCGCGCCAACAAAGCTGAGAAGACGTACATCATGCGCGCCGCCGAGCAAACGGTGCTGTGCGGCGTGGTGTCGATGGGCAACCCGCACTGCGTGATTCAGGTGGATGACGTCGCCACCGCGCCCGTGGAGACGCTCGGGCCGCTGATGGAAAGCCATGAGCGCTTCCCGGAACGCGCCAACATCGGTTTTATGCAGATAATGAATACGGAACACATCCGGCTGCGCGTGTTTGAGCGCGGCGCCGGGGAAACACAGGCCTGCGGCAGCGGCGCCTGCGGCGCGGTCGCGGTCGGCATTCAGCAGGGGCTGCTGGCCGCTCAGGTGCGCGTCGATTTGCCTGGCGGCCGTCTTGATATCGCCTGGAAGGGGCCTGGCAATCCGCTCTTTATGACCGGCCCCGCCACCCACGTTTATGATGGATTTATTCACTTATGA
- the xerC gene encoding Tyrosine recombinase xerC translates to MDRTRMTDSPLHPPIARFLRYLKVERQLSPVTLLNYERQLAAIVGLAGEAGLKSWAQCDAAMVRTLAVRSRRAGLGPSSLALRLSALRSFFDWQVSQGELKANPAKGVSTPKTPRHLPKNIDVDDVNRLLDIDLNDPLAVRDRAMLEIMYGAGLRLSELVNIDCRHLDLASGEVWVMGKGSKERRLPIGRSAVAWIDHWLNLRELFGPDDDALFLSKQGKRISARNVQKRFAEWGIKQGLNSHVHPHKLRHSFATHMLESSGDLRAVQELLGHANLSTTQIYTHLDFQHLASVYDAAHPRARRGKP, encoded by the coding sequence CTGGATAGAACGCGTATGACCGACTCGCCGCTGCACCCGCCCATTGCGCGCTTCCTGCGTTATCTCAAAGTCGAGCGCCAGTTAAGCCCCGTGACGCTGCTTAATTATGAGCGGCAACTGGCGGCGATTGTCGGGCTGGCGGGTGAGGCGGGGCTTAAAAGCTGGGCGCAGTGCGACGCGGCGATGGTCCGAACGCTGGCGGTACGCAGCCGTCGCGCCGGGCTGGGGCCGTCGAGTCTCGCGTTGCGTCTTTCGGCGCTGCGCAGCTTTTTCGACTGGCAGGTGAGCCAGGGCGAGCTGAAAGCAAACCCGGCGAAAGGCGTCAGCACGCCGAAAACGCCGCGCCATCTGCCGAAAAACATCGACGTGGATGACGTTAACCGGCTGCTGGATATCGATCTTAACGATCCGCTGGCAGTCCGCGATCGCGCGATGCTGGAAATCATGTACGGCGCCGGGCTGCGTCTTTCCGAGCTGGTCAATATCGACTGTCGTCATCTTGATCTCGCCAGCGGCGAAGTCTGGGTGATGGGGAAAGGCAGCAAAGAGCGACGCCTGCCGATAGGGCGCAGCGCCGTTGCCTGGATTGACCACTGGCTTAACTTGCGTGAGCTGTTCGGGCCTGACGACGACGCGCTGTTTCTTTCAAAACAGGGCAAGCGCATCTCGGCGCGTAACGTGCAAAAACGCTTTGCGGAGTGGGGCATTAAGCAGGGCCTCAACAGCCATGTTCATCCCCATAAGCTGCGCCACTCTTTCGCGACACATATGCTGGAATCCAGCGGCGATCTGCGCGCGGTTCAGGAACTGCTGGGCCACGCTAATCTCTCGACCACCCAGATCTATACGCATCTCGATTTCCAGCATCTGGCTTCGGTCTACGACGCGGCGCACCCACGCGCCAGACGAGGAAAACCGTAA
- the yigA gene encoding Uncharacterized protein yigA: protein MRHPDFFIRNAAMVEQIRVPHPVRGTVSLVEWHMARARNHINELEENMTLLMEQASANEGLFYRLLKLQGRLACAGSLQEMLERLNRWARDMGLAGASIRLFPERWRIGAPSGFTHLALSRQAFEPVRIQRLGQQTHYLGSLNGPELLVVLPEAKAVGSVAMSLLGEHGELGVLVFSSRDPQHYQQGQGTQLLHELSLMLPDLLARWIERV from the coding sequence CTGCGCCATCCCGATTTTTTTATCCGCAACGCCGCGATGGTTGAGCAGATCCGCGTGCCGCACCCGGTGCGCGGAACGGTCTCGCTGGTGGAGTGGCATATGGCGCGCGCGCGTAACCACATCAACGAACTGGAAGAAAACATGACGTTGCTGATGGAGCAGGCGAGCGCCAACGAAGGGTTGTTTTATCGCCTGTTGAAATTGCAGGGGCGGCTCGCCTGCGCCGGCAGTCTTCAGGAGATGCTGGAAAGACTTAACCGCTGGGCGCGCGATATGGGGCTGGCGGGCGCGAGCATTCGCCTGTTCCCGGAGCGCTGGCGGATTGGCGCGCCTTCCGGCTTTACGCATCTGGCGCTGTCACGGCAGGCGTTTGAGCCGGTGCGCATTCAGCGTCTCGGCCAGCAGACGCACTATCTGGGTTCGCTGAACGGCCCGGAACTGTTAGTCGTGCTGCCGGAGGCGAAAGCCGTCGGGTCAGTGGCGATGTCGCTGCTCGGCGAACATGGCGAGCTCGGCGTGCTGGTCTTCAGCAGCCGCGACCCGCAGCATTATCAGCAAGGTCAGGGTACGCAACTGCTGCATGAGCTGTCGCTGATGCTGCCCGATCTGCTTGCTCGCTGGATAGAACGCGTATGA
- the cyaA gene encoding Adenylate cyclase, protein MYLYIETLKQRLDAINQLRVDRALAAMGPAFQQVYSLLPTLLHYHHPLMPGYLEGNVPYGICLYTPDETQRHYLNELETQRGMPAQLTVKGELPITGIYSMGSTSSVGQSCSSDLDIWVCHQTWLDNDERQLLQRKCSLLESWAASLGVEVSFFLIDENRFRHNESGSLGGEDCGSTQHILLLDEFYRTAVRMAGKRILWNMVPCDEEEHYDDYVMTLYAQGVLTPNEWMDLGGLSSLSAEEYFGASLWQLYKSIDSPYKAVLKTLLLEAYSWEYPNTRLLAKDIKQRLHDGEIVSFGLDPYCMMLERVTHYLTAIDDSARLDLVRRCFYLKVCEKLSRERACVGWRREVLSQLVKEWGWDEARLTMLDNRANWKIDQVREAHNELLDAMMQSYRNLIRFARRNNLSVSASPQDIGVLTRKLYAAFEALPGKVTLVNPQISPDLSEPTLTFIHVPPGRANRTGWYLYNRAPSMDSIISHQPLEYNRYLNKLVAWAWFNGLLTSRTRLFIKGNGICDLPKLQELVADVSHHFPLRLPAPTPKALYSPCEIRHLAIIVNLEYDPTTAFRNQVVHFDFRKLDVFSFGEQQQCLVGSIDLLYRNSWNEVRTLHFNGEQAMIEALKTILGKMHQDAAPPDSVEVFCYSQHLRGLIRTRVQQLVSECIEFRLSSTRLEPGRFKALRVAGQTWGLFFERLNVSVQKLENAIEFYGAISHNKLHGLSVQVETDHVELPSVVDGFASEGIIQFFFEETNDDGFNIYILDESNRAEVYHHCEGSKEELVRDVSRFYSSSHDRFTYGSSFVNFNLPQFYQIVKVDGRQQVIPFRTQTIKAVTPLNDDDSATPLLQQYQS, encoded by the coding sequence TTGTACCTCTATATTGAGACTCTGAAGCAGAGACTGGATGCCATCAATCAATTGCGTGTGGATCGCGCGCTTGCTGCCATGGGGCCTGCTTTCCAACAGGTCTACAGTCTGCTGCCGACATTACTGCATTATCACCATCCGCTGATGCCGGGGTACCTTGAAGGTAACGTTCCCTACGGCATTTGCCTCTACACGCCTGATGAAACCCAACGCCACTACCTGAACGAGCTGGAAACGCAGCGCGGTATGCCTGCGCAGCTGACGGTGAAGGGCGAACTGCCGATTACCGGCATCTATTCGATGGGCAGCACCTCCTCCGTGGGGCAGAGCTGTTCGTCCGATCTCGACATCTGGGTTTGCCATCAGACCTGGCTTGATAACGACGAGCGCCAGTTACTGCAGCGTAAATGCAGTCTGCTGGAAAGCTGGGCGGCGTCGCTGGGCGTCGAGGTCAGTTTCTTCCTGATTGATGAAAACCGCTTCCGCCATAACGAAAGCGGCAGCCTCGGCGGCGAAGACTGCGGCTCGACGCAGCATATTTTGCTGCTGGACGAATTCTACCGCACCGCCGTACGCATGGCCGGCAAACGCATTCTCTGGAACATGGTGCCGTGCGACGAAGAAGAGCATTACGACGATTACGTCATGACGCTCTACGCGCAGGGCGTGCTGACGCCGAACGAGTGGATGGATCTGGGCGGGCTGAGCTCCCTGTCCGCCGAAGAGTATTTCGGCGCGAGCCTCTGGCAGCTCTATAAAAGCATCGACTCCCCGTACAAAGCCGTGCTGAAAACGCTGCTGCTGGAAGCCTATTCCTGGGAATATCCCAATACCCGTTTGCTCGCGAAAGATATCAAACAGCGTCTGCATGACGGCGAAATCGTCTCCTTCGGGCTTGATCCATATTGCATGATGCTGGAGCGCGTGACGCACTATCTGACGGCTATCGACGATAGCGCGCGTCTCGATCTCGTGCGCCGCTGCTTCTACCTGAAAGTGTGCGAAAAACTCTCCCGCGAGCGCGCCTGTGTGGGCTGGCGCCGCGAGGTGTTAAGCCAACTGGTGAAAGAGTGGGGCTGGGACGAAGCGCGCCTTACGATGCTCGATAACCGCGCTAACTGGAAAATCGATCAGGTGCGCGAAGCGCATAACGAACTGCTCGATGCGATGATGCAGAGCTACCGTAACCTGATCCGCTTCGCGCGCCGCAATAACCTGAGCGTCTCCGCGAGCCCGCAGGATATCGGCGTGCTGACACGCAAACTCTATGCCGCATTTGAAGCGTTGCCGGGTAAAGTGACGCTGGTAAACCCGCAGATTTCGCCGGATCTCTCCGAGCCGACGCTGACGTTTATCCATGTGCCGCCGGGCCGCGCCAACCGCACCGGCTGGTATCTTTACAACCGCGCGCCGAGCATGGATTCCATCATCAGCCATCAGCCGCTGGAATATAACCGTTATCTTAATAAGCTGGTGGCCTGGGCCTGGTTTAACGGCCTGCTGACGTCGCGCACTCGCCTGTTTATTAAGGGCAACGGCATTTGCGATCTGCCGAAACTGCAGGAGCTGGTGGCTGATGTGTCGCACCACTTCCCACTGCGGCTACCGGCGCCGACGCCGAAAGCGCTCTACAGCCCGTGTGAAATCCGTCATCTGGCGATTATCGTCAACCTGGAATATGACCCGACGACGGCGTTTCGCAATCAGGTGGTGCATTTCGATTTCCGTAAGCTCGACGTGTTCAGCTTCGGGGAGCAGCAGCAGTGCCTGGTCGGCAGTATCGACCTGCTGTATCGCAACTCGTGGAATGAAGTGCGTACGCTGCATTTCAACGGCGAGCAGGCGATGATCGAAGCGCTGAAAACGATTCTCGGCAAAATGCATCAGGACGCCGCGCCGCCGGACAGCGTCGAAGTCTTCTGCTACAGCCAGCATCTGCGCGGGCTTATCCGCACCCGCGTGCAGCAACTGGTGTCTGAATGTATTGAGTTTCGTCTCTCCAGCACCCGCCTTGAGCCGGGGCGCTTCAAAGCGCTGCGCGTGGCGGGCCAGACCTGGGGCCTGTTCTTCGAGCGTCTTAACGTCTCGGTACAGAAACTGGAAAACGCCATCGAGTTTTACGGCGCGATTTCGCATAACAAACTGCACGGTCTTTCCGTTCAGGTGGAAACCGACCACGTCGAGCTACCGTCAGTGGTGGATGGTTTTGCCAGCGAAGGGATTATTCAGTTCTTCTTTGAAGAGACCAACGACGACGGCTTTAACATCTATATTCTTGATGAAAGCAACCGCGCCGAGGTCTATCACCACTGCGAGGGCAGCAAAGAGGAGCTGGTGCGCGACGTCAGCCGGTTCTACTCGTCGTCGCATGACCGCTTTACGTACGGGTCAAGTTTCGTCAACTTCAACCTGCCGCAGTTCTATCAGATTGTGAAGGTGGACGGTCGCCAGCAGGTGATCCCGTTCCGCACGCAGACCATCAAAGCCGTGACGCCGCTCAACGATGACGACAGCGCCACGCCGCTGTTGCAACAATATCAGTCCTGA
- the corA gene encoding Magnesium transport protein corA, with translation MLSAFQLENNKLSRLEVDEAVSLKESIWVDLVEPEESERQRVQTELGQSLATRPELEDIEASARFFEDEDGLHIHSFFFYEDAEDHGGNSTVAFTIRNGRLFTLRERELPAFRLYRMRARSQSMMDGNAYELLLDLFETKIEQLADEIENIYSDLENLSRVIMEGHQGDEYDEALSTLAELEDTGWKVRLCLMDTQRALNFLVRKARLPGGQLEQAREILRDIESLLPHNESLFQKVNFLMQAAMGFINIEQNRIIKIFSVVSVVFLPPTLVASSYGMNFEFMPELHWSYGYPAAIVAMLLAGLAPYLYFKRKNWL, from the coding sequence ATGCTGAGCGCATTTCAACTGGAAAACAACAAACTGTCCCGCCTCGAAGTTGATGAGGCCGTCTCGCTGAAAGAGTCCATCTGGGTTGACCTGGTGGAGCCGGAAGAGAGCGAACGACAGCGCGTGCAAACGGAACTTGGCCAAAGCCTGGCGACACGCCCGGAACTGGAGGATATCGAAGCCTCCGCCCGCTTCTTCGAAGACGAAGACGGGCTGCACATTCACTCGTTTTTCTTTTATGAAGACGCAGAAGATCACGGCGGCAACTCCACTGTGGCGTTCACTATTCGTAACGGACGCCTGTTTACGCTGCGCGAGCGCGAGCTGCCTGCGTTTCGGTTGTACCGCATGCGCGCGCGCAGCCAGTCGATGATGGATGGCAACGCCTATGAACTGCTGCTCGATCTGTTTGAAACTAAAATCGAGCAGCTGGCGGATGAGATCGAAAACATCTACAGCGATCTCGAAAACCTGAGCCGCGTTATCATGGAAGGGCATCAGGGCGATGAATATGATGAGGCGCTCTCGACGCTGGCTGAACTGGAAGATACCGGCTGGAAAGTGCGCCTGTGCCTGATGGATACCCAGCGCGCGCTGAACTTCCTGGTGCGGAAAGCGCGTCTGCCGGGCGGTCAGCTGGAGCAGGCCCGCGAGATCCTGCGCGATATCGAATCCCTGCTGCCGCATAACGAGTCGCTGTTCCAGAAGGTGAACTTCCTGATGCAGGCGGCGATGGGCTTTATCAATATCGAGCAGAACCGCATCATCAAAATCTTCTCGGTGGTGTCCGTGGTCTTTCTGCCGCCGACGCTGGTGGCCTCCAGCTACGGGATGAACTTCGAGTTTATGCCTGAGCTGCACTGGAGCTATGGCTATCCCGCCGCGATTGTCGCGATGCTGCTGGCGGGGCTGGCGCCTTATCTCTACTTCAAGCGTAAGAACTGGTTATAA
- the yigB gene encoding Uncharacterized protein yigB, with protein MYFYRPLGAITALTFDLDDTLYDNRPVIARTEQETLAFMQRYHPRLNAFTAADLHRARTALRQQEPEIYHDVTEWRRRAIEQVMLEAGLSAHEASEGANEAMLNFARWRSRIEVPTENLEALQQLAKKWPLVAITNGNAEPEQFGLGGLFQFVLRAGPHGRAKPYSDMYHLAAQKLGVAPETLLHVGDDLTTDVAGAIRSGVQACWINLLEGDLMQIDDSRLLPHLEISRLASLTSLI; from the coding sequence ATGTACTTTTACCGTCCGCTGGGCGCGATTACTGCCCTGACGTTCGATCTTGACGATACGCTTTACGATAACCGCCCGGTTATCGCCCGCACCGAGCAAGAGACGCTGGCGTTTATGCAGCGCTACCATCCGCGGCTCAACGCGTTCACCGCCGCTGATTTGCACCGCGCCCGCACGGCGCTGCGCCAGCAGGAGCCGGAGATTTATCACGACGTGACCGAATGGCGCCGACGCGCCATTGAACAGGTGATGCTGGAGGCCGGGCTTTCCGCGCATGAGGCCTCTGAAGGCGCGAACGAGGCGATGCTGAACTTCGCCCGCTGGCGTAGCCGCATTGAGGTGCCGACGGAAAATCTTGAGGCGTTGCAGCAGCTCGCGAAAAAATGGCCGCTGGTGGCCATCACCAATGGCAACGCCGAACCGGAACAGTTTGGCCTCGGCGGCCTGTTTCAGTTTGTGCTGCGTGCCGGGCCGCACGGCCGCGCCAAGCCTTACAGCGATATGTATCATCTGGCCGCGCAGAAGCTTGGCGTGGCGCCCGAGACTCTCCTGCATGTGGGCGACGACCTGACCACCGACGTGGCGGGCGCTATCCGTTCCGGCGTGCAGGCGTGCTGGATAAATCTGCTGGAGGGTGACCTGATGCAGATAGATGACAGCCGCTTGTTGCCGCATCTGGAGATTTCGCGGTTGGCATCCCTGACCTCGCTGATATAA
- the uvrD gene encoding DNA helicase II produces MRAFCVFLFSTRRCQLMDVSYLLDSLNDKQREAVAAPRSNMLVLAGAGSGKTRVLVHRIAWLMMVENCSPYSIMAVTFTNKAAAEMRHRIGQLMGTSQGGMWVGTFHGLAHRLLRAHHMDANLPQDFQILDSEDQLRLLKRLIKAMNLDEKQWPPRQAMWYINGKKDDGLRPHHIQSYGNPVEQTWQKVYQAYQEACDRAGLVDFAELLLRAHELWLNKPHILNHYRERFTNILVDEFQDTNGIQYAWIRLLAGDTGKVMIVGDDDQSIYGWRGAQVENIQRFLNDFQGAQTIRLEQNYRSTNNILNAANALIANNAGRLGKELWTDGSDGEPISLYCAFNELDEARFVVNRIKVWQENGGALQDCAILYRSNAQSRVLEEALLQASMPYRIYGGMRFFERQEIKDALSYLRLIANRNDDAAFERVVNTPTRGIGDRTLDVVRQTARDRQLTLWQACRQLLQEKALAGRAASALQRFLELIEALAHETIDMPLHVQTDRVIKDSGLWLMYEQEKGEKGQARIENLEELVTATRQFSYNEEDEDLMPLQAFLSHAALEAGEGQADAWQDAVQLMTLHSAKGLEFPQVFIVGMEEGMFPSQMSLDEGGRLEEERRLAYVGVTRAMQKLTLTYAETRRLYGKEAYHRPSRFIAELPEGCVEEVRLRASVSRPVSHKQLGAPMAQNDSGYKLGQRVRHPKFGEGTIVNLEGSGEHSRLQVAFTGQGIKWLVAAYARLETV; encoded by the coding sequence CTGCGGGCGTTTTGTGTTTTCTTGTTTTCAACGCGGCGGTGCCAATTAATGGACGTTTCTTACCTGCTCGACAGCCTTAACGATAAACAGCGCGAAGCCGTAGCCGCGCCGCGCAGCAATATGCTGGTGCTGGCGGGCGCGGGCAGCGGAAAGACGCGCGTGCTGGTGCATCGTATCGCCTGGCTGATGATGGTAGAAAACTGTTCGCCGTACTCCATCATGGCGGTGACCTTCACCAACAAAGCGGCGGCGGAGATGCGCCACCGTATCGGTCAGCTCATGGGCACCAGCCAGGGCGGCATGTGGGTCGGCACGTTCCACGGACTCGCGCATCGCCTGCTGCGCGCGCACCATATGGACGCCAACCTGCCGCAGGATTTCCAGATCCTCGATAGCGAAGATCAGCTGCGTCTGCTTAAGCGTCTTATCAAAGCGATGAACCTCGACGAGAAGCAGTGGCCGCCGCGTCAGGCGATGTGGTACATCAACGGCAAAAAAGATGACGGCCTGCGCCCGCACCATATTCAGAGCTACGGCAACCCGGTAGAGCAAACCTGGCAGAAGGTGTATCAGGCGTATCAGGAAGCGTGCGACCGCGCGGGGCTGGTGGATTTCGCCGAGCTGCTGCTGCGCGCCCATGAGCTGTGGCTCAACAAACCGCACATTCTCAACCACTACCGCGAGCGCTTCACCAATATTCTGGTGGATGAGTTCCAGGACACCAACGGCATTCAGTACGCCTGGATCCGCCTGCTGGCGGGCGATACCGGTAAGGTGATGATTGTGGGCGACGATGACCAGTCGATTTACGGCTGGCGCGGCGCGCAGGTGGAAAATATTCAGCGCTTCCTGAACGATTTTCAGGGCGCGCAGACCATTCGTCTGGAGCAGAACTACCGCTCCACCAACAATATCCTCAACGCGGCGAACGCCCTGATCGCCAACAACGCGGGGCGTCTTGGCAAAGAGCTGTGGACCGACGGCAGCGACGGCGAGCCTATCTCGCTGTATTGCGCGTTTAACGAGCTGGACGAAGCGCGTTTTGTGGTCAACCGCATCAAGGTCTGGCAGGAGAACGGCGGCGCCTTGCAGGATTGCGCGATTCTCTATCGCAGCAACGCCCAGTCTCGCGTGCTGGAAGAGGCGCTGTTACAGGCCAGCATGCCGTATCGCATCTACGGCGGCATGCGATTCTTCGAACGCCAGGAAATCAAAGATGCGCTCTCTTACCTGCGTCTTATCGCCAACCGTAACGACGACGCGGCCTTTGAGCGCGTAGTGAACACGCCGACGCGCGGCATCGGCGACCGCACGCTGGATGTCGTGCGCCAGACCGCGCGCGATCGCCAGCTGACGCTCTGGCAGGCGTGCCGCCAGCTGTTGCAGGAAAAAGCGCTCGCCGGACGCGCCGCCAGCGCTCTGCAACGTTTCCTTGAGCTTATCGAAGCGCTGGCGCATGAAACCATCGATATGCCGCTGCATGTGCAGACCGACCGGGTGATTAAAGATTCCGGCCTGTGGCTGATGTACGAGCAGGAAAAAGGCGAGAAGGGCCAGGCCCGTATCGAAAACTTAGAGGAACTGGTCACGGCGACGCGCCAGTTCAGCTACAACGAAGAAGATGAAGATTTGATGCCGTTGCAGGCATTTTTGTCCCACGCGGCGCTGGAAGCGGGCGAAGGGCAGGCCGACGCCTGGCAGGACGCGGTGCAACTGATGACGCTGCACTCCGCCAAAGGACTGGAGTTCCCGCAGGTGTTTATTGTCGGCATGGAAGAGGGGATGTTCCCAAGCCAGATGTCGCTCGATGAAGGCGGCCGTCTGGAAGAGGAGCGACGCCTGGCCTATGTGGGCGTCACCCGCGCCATGCAGAAGCTGACGCTCACCTATGCGGAAACCCGTCGCCTGTATGGCAAAGAGGCGTATCACCGTCCGTCGCGCTTTATCGCCGAACTGCCGGAAGGCTGCGTGGAAGAGGTGCGCCTGCGCGCGAGCGTCAGTCGCCCGGTCAGCCATAAGCAGCTGGGCGCGCCGATGGCGCAGAACGACTCCGGCTATAAGCTCGGCCAGCGCGTGCGTCACCCGAAATTCGGCGAAGGCACTATCGTGAACCTCGAAGGCAGCGGCGAACACAGCCGGTTGCAGGTAGCGTTCACCGGTCAGGGCATCAAATGGCTGGTGGCCGCTTACGCGCGCCTCGAAACCGTCTGA
- the cyaY gene encoding Protein cyaY, whose translation MLLYCRHGVQQETNMNDSEFHRLADGLWMTIEERLDAWDGDSDIDCEINGGVLTLSFENGSKIIINRQEPLHQVWLATKQGGYHFDYKNDEWICDRSGERFWDLLETAATQQAGEAVSFR comes from the coding sequence TTGCTTTTATACTGCCGCCACGGCGTACAACAGGAAACCAACATGAACGACAGTGAATTTCACCGCCTGGCCGATGGCCTGTGGATGACCATTGAAGAGCGTCTTGACGCGTGGGATGGCGACAGCGATATCGACTGCGAAATCAACGGCGGCGTGCTGACCCTCTCCTTTGAAAACGGCAGCAAAATCATTATTAACCGTCAGGAGCCGCTGCATCAGGTGTGGCTGGCCACCAAACAGGGCGGTTATCACTTCGATTATAAAAACGACGAATGGATTTGCGATCGTAGCGGCGAGCGGTTCTGGGATCTGCTGGAAACCGCCGCCACGCAGCAGGCGGGCGAGGCGGTCAGCTTTCGTTAA
- the rarD gene encoding Protein rarD has protein sequence MDAKQTRQGVLFALAAYFIWGIAPAYFKLIQAVPADEILTHRVIWSFFFMLALISLSRQWGSVKRLFSMPKKVFSLALSAVLVGGNWLLFIWSVNNHHLLEASLGYFINPLVNVLLGMIFLGERFRRMQWLAVLLAACGVLVQLWTFGSLPVIALGLAFSFAFYGLVRKKIMVDAQTGMLMETLWLLPVAAIYLFGIADSPTSHMGSNPWSLNLLLMAAGVVTTIPLLCFTAAATRLRLSTLGFFQYIGPTLMFVLAVVFYGEVPGPDKMVTFGFIWLALAIFIMDALYTQRRLRRS, from the coding sequence ATGGATGCTAAACAGACGCGTCAGGGCGTGTTATTTGCGCTTGCCGCTTATTTTATCTGGGGCATTGCCCCCGCGTATTTCAAACTGATTCAGGCGGTTCCCGCCGATGAAATCCTGACGCACCGCGTTATCTGGTCCTTCTTTTTTATGCTGGCGCTTATCAGCCTGAGCCGCCAGTGGGGCTCGGTAAAGCGGCTGTTTTCGATGCCGAAAAAGGTATTCAGCCTGGCGCTCAGCGCCGTGCTGGTGGGAGGCAACTGGCTGCTGTTTATCTGGTCGGTGAATAATCATCACCTGCTGGAAGCGAGCCTGGGCTATTTCATCAACCCGCTGGTGAATGTGCTGCTGGGGATGATTTTCCTTGGCGAGCGCTTTCGCCGGATGCAGTGGCTGGCGGTGCTGCTGGCGGCCTGCGGCGTGCTGGTGCAGCTCTGGACGTTCGGCTCGCTGCCGGTTATCGCGCTCGGCCTTGCCTTTAGCTTCGCGTTCTATGGCCTCGTGCGTAAAAAGATCATGGTCGACGCCCAGACCGGCATGCTGATGGAAACCCTGTGGCTGTTGCCGGTTGCGGCGATTTACCTGTTCGGCATCGCCGATAGCCCGACCAGCCATATGGGCAGCAACCCGTGGTCGCTGAATCTGCTGCTGATGGCGGCGGGTGTGGTGACGACCATTCCGCTGCTCTGCTTTACCGCCGCGGCGACGCGCTTGCGTCTCTCAACGCTTGGGTTTTTCCAGTACATCGGCCCGACGCTCATGTTCGTGCTGGCCGTCGTCTTTTATGGCGAAGTGCCTGGGCCGGACAAAATGGTGACCTTTGGGTTTATCTGGCTGGCGCTCGCGATTTTTATTATGGACGCGCTGTATACCCAACGGCGTTTGCGCCGTAGTTAA
- the yifL gene encoding Uncharacterized lipoprotein yifL produces the protein MKTIFRSLAVMLTLFSLTGCGLKGPLYFPPADSKAQPQKAPDQQTETTIPDTNNRGDTDGPTQVSRQ, from the coding sequence ATGAAAACGATTTTTCGCTCTCTGGCAGTGATGCTAACCCTGTTTAGCCTCACCGGTTGCGGTCTGAAAGGCCCGCTTTACTTCCCGCCAGCAGACAGCAAAGCCCAGCCGCAAAAAGCGCCTGACCAGCAAACCGAGACGACTATCCCGGACACCAACAACCGTGGCGATACCGATGGCCCGACGCAGGTCAGCAGGCAGTAA